One genomic segment of Sminthopsis crassicaudata isolate SCR6 chromosome 4, ASM4859323v1, whole genome shotgun sequence includes these proteins:
- the C4H6orf136 gene encoding uncharacterized protein C6orf136 homolog, whose protein sequence is MCLCQYACTLSTVTWPLPVSLSRKRSAKNPHFFSLQAQALFLSHCRLPLESIVRRRVVRFLPSLSSPFPLPPFPFTKPASGRAQSAEDTGRCIGETASPLLKIMYQPSRGAARRLRRCLRAYQARPQGWGETCDFIGTGRFWKGNSLTIQDQYPQAPPFLPLWLTSPTITPPSASPHLRLPLLSFPPSQLFPQVPQQPLPQAQAFISPWMGLPSGKGEDGPGPELHGGCLDGLRSLFEELPCPHPGALIPFRAPGSAHPAPATSSGNPSMEEHLAVMHEKLRQELPNLFLRSHDYNLYSSDVEFINEILNIRTKGRTWYILSLTLCRFLAWNYFAQLQLEVLRLSQHPEDWTLQARWRLVGLPTHLLFLRFYRRDKDELYRTYDAYSTFYLNSEGLIYRHRLDKLMPSHSPPMPVKKLLVGALGALGLVEPETEASLHLCPKP, encoded by the exons ATGTGCCTCTGCCAGTACGCATGTACACTTTCCACAGTCACCTGGCCTCTTCCCGTTAGCCTTTCGCGCAAACGCAGTGCGAAGAAccctcactttttttctctccaagcGCAGGCGCTCTTCCTGTCTCACTGCCGGCTACCTCTGGAGTCTATAGTGCGCAGGCGCGTGGTccgtttccttccttccctctcctcacctttcccccttccccccttccctttcacGAAGCCGGCTTCAGGGCGAGCTCAGTCTGCGGAGGATACTGGACGCTGTATTGGGGAGACAGCTTCCCCACTCCTGAAAATAATGTACCAGCCAAGCCGAGGAGCGGCCCGAAGGCTCCGCCGCTGCCTCCGTGCCTACCAGGCCCGGCCTCAG GGATGGGGtgaaacctgtgatttcattggcacagGGAGGTTCTGGAAAGGAAATTCCTTAACAATACAG GACCAATACCCTCAGGCCCCACCATTCCTACCCTTGTGGCTTACTTCACCAACAATTACTCCTCCCTCAGCGTCTCCACATCTCCGGCTCCCTCTTCTCTCATTCCCTCCTAGCCAGCTCTTCCCCCAAGTTCCCCAACAGCCCCTTCCTCAGGCCCAAGCTTTCATATCACCCTGGATGGGTCTTCCCTCTGGGAAGGGAGAAGATGGGCCAGGGCCAGAATTGCATGGGGGTTGCCTAGATGGGCTTAGAAGCCTCTTTGAGGAATTGCCTTGCCCCCATCCTGGGGCTCTGATCCCATTCCGGGCCCCTGGAAGTGCTCATCCTGCTCCTGCCACTTCATCAGGTAACCCTAGCATGGAGGAACACCTAGCTGTCATgcatgagaaactgaggcaggag CTCCCCAACCTGTTTCTTCGCTCCCATGATTACAACCTCTACTCATCTGATGTGGAATTCATCAATGAGATCCTGAACATTCGAACCAA AGGCCGCACGTGGTACATTCTATCACTGACCCTCTGCCGATTCCTGGCCTGGAATTATTTTGCTCAGCTACAGCTGGAGGTTCTTAGGTTGAGCCAACACCCTGAAGACTGGACACTACAGGCACGTTGGCGACTTGTGGGTTTACCTACTCATCTCCTCTTCCTGCGTTTCTACCGCCGGGATAAGGATGAGCTTTACCG GACATACGATGCCTATTCTACTTTCTACCTTAATTCTGAAGGCCTCATTTACCGTCATCGCCTGGATAAA CTGATGCCCTCACATTCACCTCCAATGCCCGTCAAGAAGCTGCTGGTGGGAGCCCT